A single genomic interval of Heterodontus francisci isolate sHetFra1 chromosome 45, sHetFra1.hap1, whole genome shotgun sequence harbors:
- the LOC137356315 gene encoding histone H2B 5-like produces MVDEKKTAAPSKKGAKKVLKKAPPKGSKKRRKSRKESYSIYVYKVMKQVHPDTGISSKAMSIMNSFVNDIFERIAREASRLAHYNKRRTISSREIQTAVRLLLPGELAKHAVSEGTKAVTKYTSSK; encoded by the coding sequence atggttgacgagaagaaaactgcagcaccttccaagaagggcgccaagaaagttctgaagaaggcgccaccaaagggcagcaagaaacggagaaaatccaggaaagaaagttactccatctacgtgtacaaagtgatgaagcaggttcaccctgacaccggcatctcctcgaaggccatgagcatcatgaattcgtttgtgaatgatattttcgagcgaatcgcgcgggaagcttcccgcctggcccattacaacaaacgcaggactatcagctcccgggagatccagaccgccgtgcgcctgctgcttcccggggagctggccaaacacgccgtgtcggaaggtacaaaggcggtcaccaagtacaccagctccaagtaa